In one window of Microbacterium natoriense DNA:
- the cydC gene encoding thiol reductant ABC exporter subunit CydC — MNRVLRAAQPSLRRFLPGLVWGVLSSAAAVSLLAVSGWLIVSASIVDSLVPLSIAVVGVRFFAVSRAVTRYLERLSGHDAALRQLATTRSDMVRRLIPLSPAGLGGTDRGRVLTALVDDVENLQNLPLRVVQPLVVAALVAVGAVGFVAFVSPVAALTLAACLLLAAAASIGLGWLLGSRAEASVSSHRGDLSAALVDYFGSLDVLIAYGAEPQARERIAVADRALRLAVRRASVAQAVAAGVVSAAAGAASAWALAAAAPGLASGGIDGPWLAVVVLVPMVVFEIFGAVPIAAASWRSVRASAQRIDEVLPSSFPAELRTDDGADVSFDSVPPVRLRGLSARWPGGAQALAGVDLDLAPGERVLVAGPSGAGKSSLAAALVGFLRVEGEYSLGDMNASELSGEALRRTIGLCEQSPQLFDEDIRQNLLFARDTATDAELLKVLERVGLGGWVRERGGLDARVGDRGALVSGGQAQRIALARALLRGFPVLVLDEPTAGVDPAASDALLRDLLGAAGEQSVLLISHVAPPEGAVDRVVRLESGRTVA, encoded by the coding sequence ATGAACCGCGTGCTCAGAGCGGCCCAGCCGTCGCTCCGCCGCTTCCTGCCCGGGCTCGTCTGGGGTGTGCTGTCGTCGGCCGCCGCCGTGAGCCTGCTCGCCGTGAGCGGCTGGCTGATCGTGAGCGCGTCGATCGTTGACTCGCTCGTGCCGCTGTCGATCGCGGTGGTCGGGGTGCGCTTCTTCGCCGTCTCGCGGGCCGTGACCCGGTACCTCGAGAGGCTCAGCGGGCACGATGCGGCCCTGCGGCAACTCGCGACGACACGTTCCGACATGGTGCGCCGGCTCATCCCGTTGTCTCCCGCGGGGCTGGGCGGCACCGATCGCGGGCGCGTGCTCACGGCGCTCGTCGACGATGTCGAGAACCTGCAGAATCTGCCGCTGCGCGTCGTGCAGCCCCTGGTCGTCGCGGCGCTGGTCGCCGTGGGCGCCGTGGGTTTCGTCGCTTTCGTCTCCCCAGTGGCCGCCCTGACGCTCGCGGCCTGCCTGCTGCTGGCGGCGGCGGCATCGATCGGCCTCGGCTGGTTGCTGGGGTCGAGAGCCGAGGCGTCGGTATCGTCACACCGCGGGGATCTGTCGGCCGCGCTCGTCGACTACTTCGGCAGCCTCGACGTGCTGATCGCCTACGGGGCGGAACCGCAGGCGCGCGAGCGCATCGCCGTCGCCGATCGGGCTCTGCGCCTCGCAGTGCGCCGCGCGTCGGTCGCACAGGCCGTCGCCGCCGGGGTCGTCTCGGCGGCCGCGGGAGCGGCCTCGGCGTGGGCGCTCGCCGCCGCGGCTCCCGGCCTCGCTTCCGGTGGGATCGACGGACCGTGGCTCGCGGTCGTTGTGCTGGTGCCGATGGTGGTGTTCGAGATCTTCGGAGCGGTGCCGATCGCCGCCGCATCGTGGCGCAGCGTACGGGCGAGCGCCCAGCGCATCGACGAGGTGCTGCCTTCGTCGTTCCCGGCGGAACTGCGGACGGACGACGGAGCGGACGTGTCTTTCGACTCCGTGCCGCCCGTGCGGCTGCGCGGGCTGAGCGCGCGCTGGCCGGGTGGAGCACAGGCGCTGGCCGGTGTCGACCTCGATCTCGCACCGGGGGAGCGCGTTCTCGTGGCGGGCCCGAGCGGCGCGGGCAAGAGCTCGCTGGCCGCCGCGCTGGTGGGATTCCTTCGCGTCGAGGGAGAGTATTCCCTCGGAGACATGAACGCCTCCGAACTGTCGGGTGAGGCCCTCCGCCGCACGATCGGTCTGTGCGAGCAGAGCCCGCAGCTCTTCGACGAGGACATTCGGCAGAACCTGCTGTTCGCCAGAGACACCGCGACCGATGCTGAACTCCTCAAGGTTCTGGAGCGGGTCGGTCTCGGCGGGTGGGTGCGTGAACGTGGCGGCCTCGATGCCCGGGTGGGCGATCGGGGAGCCCTCGTGTCGGGCGGTCAGGCCCAGCGGATCGCGCTCGCGAGGGCGCTTCTGCGCGGATTCCCGGTGCTCGTGCTGGATGAGCCGACCGCAGGTGTCGACCCTGCGGCATCCGACGCCCTGCTCCGCGACCTGCTGGGCGCCGCGGGGGAGCAGTCGGTGCTGCTGATCTCGCACGTCGCTCCGCCCGAGGGCGCGGTCGATCGGGTCGTGCGGCTGGAATCGGGGCGAACCGTCGCGTGA
- the cydD gene encoding thiol reductant ABC exporter subunit CydD, whose amino-acid sequence MKPLDPRLLRYASAARRFVAASALIGVVQTAVTVAFAWVLTDAVTGALDGRAVGAQVAWLLGLALLRGLLIAASDAAGTRAAASTGSQLRSALIAAVGKLGPGWLAQRNQAALAVTAGHGLDALDAYFARYIPQLVLTAIATPVIVAVMWWQDWLSGLTALVTLPLIPLFLVLIGMATRTVQKRQWNTLQTLAVRFADTVQGLSTLRLFGRDRRAADRIEQTADDYRRETMKVLRFSFLSGFAMELLASLAVALIAVSIGFRLLAGDLTLEVGLFVLLLAPEAFLPIRQVGVQFHAAAEGVAATEDVFAVLDEPGTASSSFSSSSSSERLQDSGTDAGADDGVSSRRRAPVLQTSRGSGRLVVRDVRVRELPPVSFTAGPGAITLIEGPSGVGKSSLLAALRGATAFDGAATIDDVDVCDVGPAEWLAWADQRPQLMRGTIASNVALGDAEPDADGIRSALIAACADLDPALELGVQGSGLSGGQAQRVAVARALYRHAADPRRVLALDEPSSALDADTEARLWASLRERADAGATILLVSHRRSAREIADQIVTLGVSA is encoded by the coding sequence ATGAAACCCCTCGATCCCCGTCTGCTGCGGTACGCGAGCGCCGCGCGGCGGTTCGTCGCGGCATCCGCGCTGATCGGGGTGGTGCAGACGGCTGTCACGGTCGCGTTCGCCTGGGTTCTGACCGATGCCGTCACGGGTGCTCTTGACGGCCGCGCCGTCGGGGCGCAGGTGGCTTGGCTGCTGGGGTTGGCCCTGTTGCGCGGGTTGCTGATCGCCGCATCGGATGCCGCCGGCACGAGAGCCGCGGCATCCACCGGCTCGCAGCTGCGATCGGCCCTGATCGCCGCCGTCGGGAAGCTGGGCCCGGGATGGCTCGCACAGCGCAATCAGGCGGCGCTGGCGGTCACCGCCGGGCACGGGCTCGACGCCCTCGATGCGTACTTCGCCCGATACATCCCGCAGCTCGTGCTCACCGCGATCGCGACGCCGGTGATCGTCGCGGTGATGTGGTGGCAGGACTGGCTGAGCGGGCTGACGGCGCTCGTCACTCTGCCGCTGATCCCGCTGTTCCTCGTGCTGATCGGCATGGCGACCCGCACGGTGCAGAAGCGGCAGTGGAACACGCTGCAGACGCTCGCCGTGCGCTTCGCCGACACCGTGCAGGGGCTGTCGACCCTCCGCCTGTTCGGACGCGATCGTCGCGCGGCCGACCGCATCGAGCAGACCGCCGACGACTATCGCCGCGAGACCATGAAGGTACTGCGGTTCTCGTTCCTCTCGGGTTTCGCGATGGAGCTGCTGGCCTCGCTCGCGGTCGCCCTGATCGCGGTGTCGATCGGGTTCCGGTTGCTCGCGGGCGACCTCACGCTCGAGGTCGGGCTGTTCGTGCTGTTGCTCGCCCCCGAGGCGTTCCTGCCGATCCGGCAGGTCGGCGTGCAGTTCCACGCGGCGGCCGAGGGCGTCGCCGCGACCGAGGATGTGTTCGCGGTGCTGGATGAGCCCGGTACCGCGTCTTCTTCCTTCTCCTCCTCCTCATCATCGGAACGTCTGCAGGACTCGGGCACGGATGCAGGAGCCGACGACGGCGTGTCGTCCCGCAGACGTGCGCCGGTCCTGCAGACGTCCCGGGGGAGCGGGAGGCTCGTTGTCCGCGACGTGCGGGTGCGCGAACTCCCGCCTGTCTCGTTCACCGCGGGTCCGGGCGCGATCACGCTCATCGAGGGGCCGAGCGGCGTCGGCAAGTCCAGCCTGCTCGCAGCCCTCCGCGGCGCGACAGCGTTCGACGGCGCGGCGACGATCGACGACGTCGACGTGTGCGACGTGGGCCCGGCCGAATGGCTCGCCTGGGCCGATCAGCGTCCGCAGCTGATGCGCGGCACGATCGCCTCGAACGTCGCCCTCGGCGATGCGGAACCGGATGCCGACGGCATCCGCTCTGCTCTCATCGCGGCCTGCGCGGATCTCGACCCCGCGCTCGAACTCGGCGTGCAGGGGAGCGGGCTGTCGGGCGGGCAGGCGCAGCGCGTCGCGGTCGCGCGCGCTCTCTACCGCCATGCCGCCGATCCCCGGCGGGTGCTCGCGCTCGACGAGCCGTCCAGCGCTCTCGACGCCGACACCGAGGCGCGACTGTGGGCGTCGTTGCGAGAGAGGGCGGATGCCGGGGCCACGATCCTGCTCGTCTCGCACCGCCGATCGGCGAGGGAGATCGCCGATCAGATCGTCACGCTGGGGGTGAGCGCATGA
- the cydB gene encoding cytochrome d ubiquinol oxidase subunit II — MEYLWFWIVAFFFVGYFVLDGFDFGVGMSLPILGKDDVSRRQVINSIGPVWDLNETWVIVAGACLFASFPEWYATLFSGFYLPLLLILLALILRGVSFEYRHQRESARWRAGFDRMIVIGSVVPALLWGVAFGNIVQGVALDENHIFVGGLLSLLNPYALLVGVTTLLIFFLHGVLFVALKTDGQVHADARRLAKLLAGPTILAAAGTVVWTVPMAAGREAPLLPLVIACGAIAAVALITAVLFSIRGLDGRAFAAAAVTVASAVVMLFSALFPYVMPSTIDDAFSLTIENASSTPYTLTIMSWTALIAIPLVLLYQGWTYWVFRKRVTRVSIEAAAAH, encoded by the coding sequence ATGGAATACCTCTGGTTCTGGATCGTCGCCTTCTTCTTCGTCGGCTACTTCGTGCTCGACGGATTCGACTTCGGAGTGGGCATGTCGCTGCCGATCCTCGGCAAGGACGACGTCTCACGGCGCCAGGTGATCAACTCGATCGGGCCGGTGTGGGATCTCAACGAGACGTGGGTCATCGTCGCGGGCGCGTGCCTGTTCGCCTCGTTCCCCGAGTGGTACGCGACGCTGTTCAGCGGCTTCTACCTGCCGCTGCTGCTGATCCTGCTCGCACTGATCCTTCGCGGAGTCTCCTTCGAGTACCGCCACCAGCGCGAATCGGCCCGTTGGCGGGCGGGTTTCGACCGCATGATCGTGATCGGCTCGGTCGTGCCCGCGCTGCTGTGGGGCGTCGCCTTCGGCAACATCGTGCAGGGCGTCGCGCTCGACGAGAATCACATCTTCGTGGGCGGGCTGCTCTCCCTGCTGAACCCGTACGCGCTCCTGGTCGGCGTGACGACGCTGCTGATCTTCTTCCTGCACGGCGTGCTGTTCGTGGCGCTGAAGACCGACGGCCAGGTGCACGCCGATGCCCGGCGCCTCGCGAAGCTGCTCGCAGGCCCCACCATCCTCGCCGCGGCGGGGACCGTGGTGTGGACCGTTCCGATGGCCGCCGGGCGCGAAGCGCCGCTGCTGCCGCTCGTCATCGCGTGCGGAGCCATCGCCGCCGTGGCACTGATCACCGCGGTGCTCTTCTCGATCCGGGGTCTCGACGGCCGGGCCTTCGCGGCCGCGGCCGTCACGGTGGCTTCGGCCGTCGTGATGCTGTTCAGCGCGCTGTTCCCGTACGTGATGCCGTCCACCATCGACGACGCCTTCAGCCTCACGATCGAGAACGCCTCGAGCACCCCGTACACGCTCACGATCATGAGCTGGACGGCGCTCATCGCGATCCCGCTCGTGCTGCTGTACCAGGGATGGACGTACTGGGTGTTCCGCAAGCGCGTCACCCGCGTCTCGATCGAGGCGGCGGCCGCGCACTAG
- a CDS encoding cytochrome ubiquinol oxidase subunit I, whose translation MEWLDPLILSRWQFGLTTVYHYLFVPLTIGMVTVAAIFQTVWVRTGKIEYLHLTRFFGKIFLINFAMGVVTGIVQEFQFGMNWSDYSRFVGDVFGAPLAFEGLFAFFFEATFIGLWIFGWDKLPQKLHLATIWCTAVGSILSAYFIIAANAFMQNPVGYVFNPETNRAELTDFWALLTNPVALAAFPHTIFGAFMFAAGVVISVSAWHLARKQHEETMRKSLKFGLWGMLVSTAGVVLSGDQLGLAMYAAQPMKMAAAEATFNTVCGADASFSLFTLGTPDGTSELFSIRVPYLLSLLSTHSLDECVHGINDLNAEYAQTFADTGLTNFAPVLWVTYWAFRWMIGLGMLAALVAVIGLWLTRKSAKKEPAPWMWKLAIWSFPLALGANIVGWVFTEMGRQPWIVFGLMSTRDGVSPGVSGLEVLISLIAFTAIYAALAVVEIRLIIRAAQKGPDTTEQPHEETAQLSSVVY comes from the coding sequence ATGGAATGGCTTGATCCGCTGATCCTGAGCCGATGGCAGTTCGGTCTCACCACGGTCTACCACTACCTGTTCGTGCCGCTGACGATCGGCATGGTCACGGTCGCCGCGATCTTCCAGACGGTCTGGGTGCGCACGGGCAAGATCGAGTACCTGCACCTGACCCGCTTCTTCGGCAAGATCTTCCTCATCAACTTCGCGATGGGTGTGGTCACCGGCATCGTGCAGGAGTTCCAGTTCGGCATGAACTGGTCGGACTACTCCCGATTCGTCGGCGACGTGTTCGGCGCCCCGCTCGCCTTCGAGGGTCTGTTCGCGTTCTTCTTCGAGGCCACGTTCATCGGGCTCTGGATCTTCGGCTGGGACAAGCTGCCGCAGAAGCTGCACCTCGCCACGATCTGGTGCACGGCGGTCGGCAGCATCCTGTCGGCGTACTTCATCATCGCGGCGAACGCGTTCATGCAGAATCCGGTCGGCTACGTCTTCAACCCGGAGACGAACCGCGCCGAGCTCACCGACTTCTGGGCCCTGCTCACCAACCCCGTGGCGCTCGCGGCCTTCCCGCACACGATCTTCGGCGCCTTCATGTTCGCCGCCGGCGTCGTCATCTCGGTCTCGGCCTGGCACCTCGCCCGCAAGCAGCACGAAGAGACGATGCGCAAGTCCCTGAAATTCGGGCTGTGGGGGATGCTCGTCTCCACCGCGGGCGTCGTGCTCTCCGGAGACCAGCTGGGACTCGCGATGTACGCGGCGCAGCCCATGAAGATGGCGGCCGCCGAGGCGACGTTCAACACGGTGTGCGGCGCCGACGCATCCTTCAGCCTGTTCACCCTGGGGACGCCCGACGGTACGTCCGAGCTGTTCTCGATCCGCGTGCCCTACCTGCTGTCGCTGCTGTCGACGCATTCGCTCGACGAGTGCGTGCACGGCATCAACGACCTCAACGCCGAGTACGCGCAGACCTTCGCAGACACGGGCCTGACGAACTTCGCGCCCGTGCTGTGGGTCACCTACTGGGCGTTCCGCTGGATGATCGGCCTCGGGATGCTGGCCGCACTCGTCGCGGTGATCGGTCTGTGGCTGACCCGCAAGAGCGCCAAGAAGGAGCCGGCGCCGTGGATGTGGAAGCTCGCGATCTGGTCGTTCCCGCTCGCACTCGGCGCGAACATCGTCGGCTGGGTCTTCACCGAGATGGGCAGGCAACCGTGGATCGTGTTCGGGCTGATGTCCACGCGAGACGGCGTCTCACCCGGGGTCAGCGGCCTCGAGGTGCTCATCTCGCTGATCGCCTTCACCGCGATCTACGCCGCCCTCGCGGTCGTGGAGATCAGACTGATCATCCGCGCGGCGCAGAAGGGCCCCGACACCACCGAGCAGCCCCACGAGGAGACGGCCCAGCTGTCGTCTGTCGTGTACTGA